In Buchnera aphidicola (Kaburagia rhusicola ensigallis), the following are encoded in one genomic region:
- the metG gene encoding methionine--tRNA ligase: MIKKKFLVTCALPYANGPIHIGHILEHIQADIWVRYKKMRGHEVWFICADDAHGTPILLKSKQLGIDPEKLITAIRQEHIRDFSRFNINYDNYYSTHSSENLFFLKDIYSRLEVKGLIKKKIISQLFDCQSNIFLPDRFVKGICPVCSAQEQYGDHCEKCGRIYAATELINPKSVISGTQPILKDSLHFFFNLPYFSSMLRSWISSGVLEQSVVNKIMEWFEIGLQDWDISRDGPYFGYNIPGFLNKYFYVWLDAPIGYISTFKNLCCKNTNLIFDEFWKKDSETELYHFIGKDIIYFHSLFWPAILEGSNFRKPTKIFVHGHVTINGLKISKSKGSVISVDTWLKNLDSDSLRYYYATKISSKAQDIEINGDNFISKFNSDIVNKIINLASRTVYFISNYFNSYLSKNIDNKDLYSSFVDGTKQIECFLENSELNLATMVIVKFADIANRYVDDKKPWIMLKNVKERNILHDVCTTAINFFRILMTWLKPIMPDLAKKTEEFLNIELIWNEVCNPMLNHKVSNFKPLCKRIRKSQLNCFFT; the protein is encoded by the coding sequence ATGATAAAAAAAAAATTTTTGGTTACTTGTGCTCTTCCATATGCTAATGGTCCAATTCACATTGGACATATTTTAGAACATATTCAAGCTGATATTTGGGTTCGTTATAAAAAAATGCGAGGTCATGAAGTTTGGTTTATTTGCGCAGATGACGCTCATGGTACGCCAATTTTATTAAAATCTAAGCAACTTGGAATAGATCCTGAAAAGTTAATTACTGCTATCAGACAAGAACATATTAGAGATTTTTCACGATTTAATATAAACTATGATAATTATTATTCCACGCATAGTTCTGAAAATTTGTTTTTTTTAAAAGATATATATAGTCGTTTAGAAGTGAAAGGATTAATTAAGAAAAAAATTATATCTCAATTATTTGATTGTCAAAGTAATATTTTTTTACCGGATCGTTTTGTAAAAGGTATTTGTCCTGTGTGTTCTGCTCAAGAGCAATATGGTGATCATTGCGAAAAATGTGGAAGAATATACGCTGCTACTGAATTAATTAATCCCAAATCAGTAATATCAGGTACTCAACCTATATTAAAAGATTCTTTACATTTTTTCTTTAATTTGCCTTATTTTAGTTCTATGTTAAGATCTTGGATTTCTTCTGGGGTATTAGAGCAGTCTGTAGTGAATAAAATTATGGAATGGTTTGAAATTGGGTTACAAGATTGGGATATCTCAAGAGATGGACCTTATTTTGGATATAATATTCCTGGTTTTTTAAATAAATATTTTTATGTTTGGTTAGATGCCCCTATTGGATATATTAGTACATTTAAAAATTTATGTTGTAAGAATACTAATTTAATTTTTGATGAATTTTGGAAAAAAGATTCAGAAACCGAATTATATCATTTTATTGGAAAAGATATTATATACTTTCATAGTTTATTTTGGCCGGCAATTTTAGAAGGTAGTAATTTTCGTAAGCCTACTAAAATTTTTGTGCATGGTCATGTAACTATTAATGGATTAAAAATTTCTAAGTCTAAAGGATCTGTAATATCAGTAGATACTTGGCTTAAGAATTTAGATTCAGATAGTCTGAGATATTATTATGCTACTAAGATTTCGTCCAAAGCTCAAGATATAGAAATTAATGGAGATAATTTTATAAGTAAATTTAATTCTGATATTGTCAACAAAATTATTAATTTAGCTTCAAGAACGGTATATTTTATATCTAATTATTTTAATAGTTATTTGTCAAAAAATATTGATAATAAAGATTTGTATAGTTCATTTGTCGATGGTACTAAACAAATAGAATGTTTTTTAGAGAATAGTGAATTAAATTTAGCTACAATGGTTATTGTAAAATTTGCAGATATAGCTAATAGGTATGTTGATGATAAAAAGCCGTGGATAATGCTTAAAAACGTAAAAGAGCGCAATATCCTTCATGACGTATGTACAACAGCAATTAATTTTTTCAGAATATTAATGACTTGGCTGAAGCCTATTATGCCTGATTTAGCAAAAAAAACTGAAGAATTTTTAAACATAGAATTAATATGGAATGAAGTTTGTAATCCAATGTTAAATCATAAAGTTTCTAATTTTAAACCATTATGTAAAAGAATTAGAAAATCTCAGTTGAATTGTTTTTTTACATAA